A section of the Pseudomonas fluorescens genome encodes:
- the pvdM gene encoding pyoverdine-tailoring dipeptidase-like protein PvdM, whose translation MTKPRSKKALYIGLPLALAIAAGAGLAWNHWFGGNAGYPLEVIKQANELQDRLLSFDSHITVPLDFGTAGHEADKDGSGQFDLAKASRGRLSGAALTIFGWPELWNGPNAPHKPTPGFVDEARHQQEVRYKIIAGMVRDFPNQVGIAYTPADFRRLHGEGKFAIFISMLNAYPLGHDLNLLDMWTARGMRMFGFSYIGNNSWADSSRPLPFFNDSPDALGGLSAIGKQAVQRLNDLGVIIDVSQMSTTALEQVAQLSRTPMVASHSAPRASVDIPRNLSDKELQLIKNSGGVVHVVAFGGYLRPLSQPIQDKLNALRARFDLPSLPNLAMALMPGDPIIAAWPEQKFGEYASELYAILEEEPKASLKDLGDAIDYTVRKIGIDHVGIASDFNEGGGVKGWNDVSEVRNVTAELITRGYSEADIAKLWGGNFLRVWEQVQKAAKPGVLPSEQLP comes from the coding sequence ATGACAAAACCACGTTCGAAAAAGGCTCTATATATCGGCCTGCCCTTGGCCCTGGCGATTGCTGCCGGTGCTGGCCTGGCCTGGAATCACTGGTTTGGCGGCAATGCCGGCTACCCGCTGGAAGTGATCAAGCAGGCCAATGAACTGCAGGATCGCCTGCTCTCCTTCGACAGCCATATCACCGTGCCCCTGGACTTCGGCACTGCCGGCCATGAAGCGGACAAGGACGGCAGTGGCCAGTTCGACCTCGCCAAGGCCAGCCGCGGGCGCCTGTCGGGGGCGGCGCTGACGATTTTCGGCTGGCCCGAGCTGTGGAATGGCCCCAACGCACCGCACAAACCCACCCCAGGCTTTGTCGACGAAGCCCGGCACCAGCAAGAAGTGCGCTACAAGATCATCGCCGGCATGGTCCGCGACTTTCCCAACCAGGTGGGCATTGCCTATACCCCTGCCGACTTTCGCCGCCTGCATGGCGAGGGCAAGTTTGCGATTTTCATCAGCATGCTCAACGCCTACCCCCTGGGCCATGACCTGAACCTGCTGGACATGTGGACGGCGCGGGGCATGCGCATGTTCGGCTTCAGCTACATCGGCAATAACAGCTGGGCCGATTCCTCGCGGCCGCTGCCGTTTTTCAATGACTCGCCGGACGCCCTTGGTGGCCTCTCGGCCATCGGCAAGCAAGCGGTGCAGCGCCTGAACGACCTGGGCGTGATCATCGACGTGTCGCAAATGTCCACCACCGCCCTGGAGCAGGTCGCCCAGCTGAGCCGCACCCCCATGGTCGCCTCCCACTCCGCGCCCCGCGCCTCGGTGGATATCCCGCGCAACCTCAGCGACAAAGAACTGCAACTGATCAAGAACAGTGGCGGCGTGGTGCACGTGGTAGCGTTCGGCGGGTATCTGCGCCCGCTGAGCCAGCCGATCCAGGACAAGCTCAACGCTCTGCGCGCACGTTTCGATCTGCCGTCCCTGCCCAACCTGGCAATGGCGCTGATGCCCGGCGACCCGATCATTGCCGCCTGGCCGGAGCAGAAGTTCGGCGAGTACGCCAGCGAGCTCTACGCGATTCTCGAAGAGGAACCCAAGGCCAGTCTCAAGGACCTGGGGGACGCCATCGACTACACCGTGCGCAAGATCGGCATCGACCACGTCGGCATCGCCTCGGACTTCAACGAAGGCGGCGGCGTCAAGGGCTGGAACGATGTCAGCGAAGTGCGCAACGTGACCGCCGAGCTGATCACCCGTGGCTACTCCGAAGCCGACATCGCCAAGCTATGGGGCGGCAACTTTCTGCGGGTGTGGGAACAGGTGCAGAAGGCCGCCAAGCCTGGCGTGCTGCCAAGCGAGCAACTGCCATGA